Proteins co-encoded in one Bacillus infantis NRRL B-14911 genomic window:
- a CDS encoding Na-translocating system protein MpsC family protein, translating to MRYNFENLREELELQSSKRRLEAELSEAFIKLQRELIGRGPQETRTYIVEDMVIARFKGVLTVEEKHLVEHETGRQLVKKMRQVLREMYSTNIEEIVEKHTKCKVLSSHSDISTKMGERMEVFVLDRNLEKCLE from the coding sequence ATTCGCTATAACTTTGAAAATCTCAGGGAGGAACTGGAATTGCAATCTTCTAAACGACGATTAGAGGCTGAATTAAGTGAAGCATTCATCAAGCTGCAAAGGGAGCTGATCGGCCGCGGGCCGCAGGAGACCAGGACATATATTGTGGAGGATATGGTCATTGCCAGATTCAAAGGTGTCCTGACCGTGGAAGAAAAGCACCTGGTTGAACATGAAACCGGCAGGCAGCTTGTCAAAAAGATGCGGCAGGTTCTAAGAGAAATGTACAGCACGAACATTGAGGAGATAGTCGAAAAACATACCAAATGCAAAGTCCTTTCAAGCCACAGTGACATCAGCACCAAAATGGGAGAACGCATGGAAGTGTTTGTGCTCGATAGAAACCTGGAAAAATGCCTTGAGTAA
- the glnA gene encoding type I glutamate--ammonia ligase, with protein sequence MTQVSEQNKNYIKIKEAQKKYHIELLHLQFVDLEGALKHVTITFDQLDDALEGKIMFDGSSIQGFSPINQSDLYLKPDINTFSVIPWSIEEGYSEARLLCSVANPDGTPFEGDPRNVLKRTVEKAASYDYSISIGPELEFFLFGMDESGNPTTVPQDSGGYFEPAHDLGEKVRLEIYRTLKAMGFKIEASHHEVAMGQHEINFKFMDVLASADNATTYKWIVKNIAKNFNLHASFMPKPVQGLNGSGMHVNISLFKDGQNVFFNENDPNGLSEDTYYFINGLMKNIATLTAITNPTVNSYKRLVPGFEAPCYMAWSTCNRSTLIRIPSSRGAATRVEARHPDPCANPYLAFSVIAEAGLEGIRLKQRPADPINEDIYSMPESKRELLRISHLPDNLETALDLLADSPLARKILGDHIFRKFISLKRAEWKEYRNTVHDWELKRYQMKF encoded by the coding sequence ATGACTCAGGTATCAGAGCAAAACAAAAATTATATTAAAATAAAAGAAGCCCAGAAAAAATATCATATAGAACTTCTTCATCTTCAATTTGTTGATTTAGAAGGAGCCCTTAAGCATGTGACCATTACCTTTGATCAGCTGGACGATGCCTTAGAGGGGAAAATCATGTTCGATGGCTCCTCCATACAAGGTTTCAGCCCTATCAACCAATCAGACTTATACCTTAAGCCGGACATAAACACTTTTTCCGTCATTCCATGGTCGATAGAAGAAGGATATAGTGAAGCCAGGCTTTTGTGCAGCGTGGCCAATCCTGATGGCACCCCATTCGAGGGTGACCCCCGCAATGTACTGAAGAGGACGGTAGAGAAAGCGGCAAGCTATGATTATTCAATCAGCATCGGTCCGGAACTGGAATTCTTTTTATTTGGGATGGATGAGAGTGGCAATCCTACGACAGTTCCTCAGGATAGCGGAGGATATTTCGAACCGGCCCATGACCTGGGTGAAAAAGTCCGCCTGGAAATCTACCGGACCTTAAAGGCCATGGGATTCAAGATTGAGGCCTCCCACCATGAGGTCGCAATGGGCCAGCATGAAATTAACTTTAAGTTCATGGATGTCCTGGCATCAGCCGACAATGCCACCACATATAAATGGATCGTGAAAAATATCGCCAAAAACTTCAACCTGCACGCCTCCTTCATGCCGAAGCCAGTCCAGGGATTGAACGGTTCCGGCATGCATGTGAATATTTCACTGTTTAAAGACGGGCAGAATGTATTTTTTAACGAAAATGATCCAAACGGACTCTCGGAAGATACTTATTATTTCATAAACGGCCTGATGAAAAACATTGCGACTCTTACAGCCATCACCAATCCGACAGTCAATTCCTATAAGAGGCTTGTCCCGGGGTTTGAAGCGCCTTGCTATATGGCCTGGTCCACATGCAACCGGTCGACCCTGATCAGAATTCCCTCATCACGGGGAGCCGCAACCAGAGTGGAAGCACGCCATCCCGATCCATGTGCAAACCCTTACCTGGCTTTTTCGGTGATTGCAGAAGCAGGGCTGGAAGGAATCCGATTAAAGCAAAGGCCTGCCGATCCCATTAATGAAGACATATACAGCATGCCCGAATCCAAAAGAGAATTACTCCGGATCAGCCACTTACCGGACAATCTGGAAACAGCACTCGATTTATTGGCAGACAGCCCTCTCGCAAGAAAAATTCTCGGCGATCACATTTTCAGGAAGTTCATTTCTCTAAAAAGAGCTGAGTGGAAGGAATACCGGAACACAGTGCACGACTGGGAGCTTAAGAGGTATCAGATGAAGTTTTGA